Within the Girardinichthys multiradiatus isolate DD_20200921_A chromosome 12, DD_fGirMul_XY1, whole genome shotgun sequence genome, the region tgggggcaacaagcaaacacaccccagcccgccaccttgccccgtgggccactccagagtagaagagagtccaacccctctcaaggagatgggttccagagcccacgctgtgcgtggaggcgagcccgactatttctagtcgatatctctcgacctcccgcacaagctcaggctccttcccccctcagcgaggtgacattccacatccctagagccagcctaagcatccggggattgggccgctgaggtctccaccttcgtccgccacccaatcctctttgcaccggtccctcacggttccccctgcaggtggtgggcccactaggggatggcctcgcgtctctcgttcgagCTTGGCCCtgctgggtcccgcgaggagcaacccggccaccaggcgctttccggcgagtcccgaccccaggcctggctccagggtgggacctcggctccgccgtaccgggcgacgtcatgtgcctcgatattttagtcttcatgaaggattcttgaaccgctctttgtctgacccgtcacctagagcctgtttgccatgggagaccctaccaggggcatttaggccccagacaacatagcctctaggatcatttgagcactcaaacccctccaccatgttaaggtggcggttcaaggaggggacatTTTGAAGATGCATcacttaaataataatttttataatACTGGACCCTTGTTTGatacacaagacaaacaaaaatggtgatttttttcaACTGTTTCAGTGCTTTGCCACAGGTGGGAAGCTATGACACGACCTTCTTCTTTTGTTGTGATTTTCCTCacatcaaaaaaaaaagtcaaaaaacaaaaattctaattattttgaaaaaaaattctaatcgtttctttctttcagttttaaaagtCCTGAAAGTGAGATTCAAGTTTGCATTCATTGAAGATAAAGTGGCTGAAACTATTGTGTATGTGTATTTTCAGACAATAACAAAGGTGATAAACTGCAATGTGAAAACTTTGTGCAAGGTAAGACATTTTCTGAAGTATGTTTTGGACACAAATTCAGACAGTTATgtaaaatctcaaaaataattacatttgaaTTTTTACAGTATGCTCAGTTCTCAGTTGCCTACTGTACTCTCtcatttttctgaaatttaaacttgttttcATTTGTCTACAGATGAGCAAAATAATCCTCCCAGGCATGGAGAACAGGTCTCCTACCCATGTTTTCCTCATTAGATGTAATGTTTAACCGAGTTATATTATAATGTGCTGTCTGATGTAATTTTTCATAAGTatgtttgcagttgttttttttttttgtttgtttctgcaggAGAAAAGGGGTGATCATCAACATTGCTTCAGGAATTGCTTCTTTTCCCTTCCCACTGTATACCCTTTATGCCGCATCGAAGGTAAAACTGTCTGTCTTAAATACTATACAGGTCTTCTAACTGGATCATTCATAATTCTCGCATTCATTCTGGGTCCTGCAGGTCTTTGTGGAAAGATTTTCTCAAGGTCTTCAAGCAGAGTACAAAGATAGAGGGATTCTCATACAGGTACTACGGTCCTCTTTCAGACTCCTTTTAAAAGACTTTGTATCAAAAATAGGTAGAATAGGTTTGCTATGAACCTTTAAGAGATGCTTAAAACATATTCTGGATATTTTCTCAGGCAGTGGCTCCATTTGGGGTCTCCACTAGGTTGGCGGgtttccaaaaaacaaacattgtgaCTCTGCTTCCTGAGGACTTTGTACAAAAGTCCCTGCAATACCTTAGAGCTGGAGACAAGACCCACGGCAGCCTCTGCCACACACTCCTGGTAAAACTCACTTCCACAAATATACCATGACATGAAAGTGCCTTGCAACAGTATTCAAACGCCTTgaactttccacattttgtcacctttaAGCACAGACTTCAATGcatgttattgggatttttctTTATTAGGTCAAAGGAAAGTAGTCCGTAGTTGCAAAGAGGAAGAATAATGAtatatggtttttaaaatgttttatacacaAAAATCTCAAAGAGTCTTGAAGTTATCAGCCCGCTTTACACTGACACTCCCAAATAAGATTTGATGCAGCCAATTGCCATCAGAAGCCAACTTATTAGTGAATTGCTGTTCTGCggaggcctcagatgtttgttagagaacattagtgaataaacagaCTCATAAGTTCTaaggaaaacagcagacaggccagggagAAAGTTGAGCAGACGTTTAAAGTATAGTTAGGTTATACAACAATATTCCTAGCTTTGCACCTCTTATGAAGCATGAACAGAGTGTGGCACAACTGTTTAGATAGGAAAAACTATGTGATgggaaaaactaacactgctcaTTGCCCTGAACACATTAACCCCaaggtgaaacatagtggtggcagcatcattctgtggggatgcttttcttcagcagtgacaggGAAGCTTGTCAGAGATTATGAGAAAGGGGGATGGAGCTAGATAAAAGGCAACttaggcagaggttcaccttcaagcaggaAAAAAACCCTAAAGCAAACAGCCATAACTGGAATAATTTAAGTCAAAACATATTTATCTGTTAGAAAGGTCCAATTGGACCTCtagcaagacttaaaaaattCACAGACTTTCTCCATCTCATCTGATTCAGCTATACCTGTATCTATTTCGCAAAAATAAATGGGCCCATATTTCAGTttatagatgtgcaaaactggcaGAAACCTGGAAGCACGCATAAAGACTTTGTAGTTGCAAGTGGAGCAAAATGTGTTTCTCCAAAGCATTGTACTTTGGGGGGTCTGAATGCAAAAGCACAGCAAACCAATTAGGTTTcaagtttgtcatttttatcCAAACTTTTGtaaaccatgaatcattttccttcattttcaCAGTTAAGTGTTACTTCGTATCTTTCAAACAGataaaatcacaaagaaaacaacaaattttGTGGTGAACATGATAAATTGCTGAAAAAGTTTGAGTTTGTACAAGGCACTGCATACTGGTGGACTCAATGGTCCTAAcgaatgtgtttgtgttgttcATTTAGGCCTGGTTCATGCAGTCTATTCCCCTTAAGCTTTTCTATGCTGAGTTTATGCTGCAACGCTTACAGGACTACGTCAAAAAGGAAACGGGTCAGCATGAATCAGTTTCTGGAccaaaaacaacatctaaaagtGGTCTGAAGAAATAAGATTGTGAATCCAGTTTTAATTATGGAACTGACGGTGGTTGTAAATAATGAAAGGAGTTGATTATTatgatttctgtttgttttaagtATATATCTATGTTTAAAATCATAAATACCTATGGTTTATTGTTATTCTTACcaatactgaaaaataaaccCAATAACTGAAACTTATTGTATTTTGTCTACTATGTTGTAACTCAAGTAAATAGCTGTCAGGTTAGCATACCATATACAAGCTATAGAATATATTAGACAtactgaactttaaaaaataaaataaataaaacacagtacaACCCATCATTGCACATCTCTCCACTTGTTCATTTTTAAGGGATCAGGGTAGAAATGCATTACATACAAGTATTAACATTATTAATACTGAACAGTCAGTGAAAAACTTTGGACAGCTTGGTaaagaaatatgaaatatgaatatatttatctctaatgtttttattttactggaaAAGGAAcaatttgctttgttttatatattaacagaaaatgtgttttgttgtttaaaattttGATTTGTCTGTCCAGAGGACATCGTTCCAGAAGACCTGGTCTTCTTTTATGTTCTCTTTGGGAAACTTTAGTCTGGCCCTCATGTTGTTCTCAGAGAGCAGAAGTTTCCTCCTTGCACACCTTCCATGAAAGTGAAACTTGTGCAGTCTCTCTCTGTACAGGCATGCACTAGCAAGAGTCTGCTGTAGGTGAACTTCCATGTCCTGTCAGACCTGAGCATAGTGACAGTTGTTTTGAATGCCCTCCACTTTTCTGTACAGTGCAGTTGACTGACCTTAATTTAAATTTTGGTAAGATCCCTTACCAGACTCGGAAGCTGCTACAGTGTTCTTCCTAAACACCTCAGACAGTTTTTTCACAGCTTCTCACTCTCACCTCAATAGTCAAGAGCACACtaaactaaatgtctgaggtttaaacatGGAAAACGTTCTTCACAACACAGAGTAACAATATTCTTATCCTGTATTGATGCATTatgcctgtgtgtaattttttccattttaaatagGAATAAATGTGGGGATATACTAATTTGTTCTCACCCAGACATTGTATTtggttttttacttttacaaaattttaaaggtcttttcagttttaattgtCATTTAAAGTAATCTCTGAGTATAATTACATTTGATAATAAATATCCATGTGTCCAAATGTGTTGAAAAACACAACAGCTGTCCTTGTGTGTCCTACTTTTTTCATGATTGTATGCTGACATCCTGCTATTATATATCATAAAGGACATGAATAATTTACAAGCCATACTGCTGACCTAAATGTATTTACCTTGCACAAAACTGTGCAACGCACACTGAAAGAGAGTGAACTTCAAGCTGGAGTTTAAATCAGAATagtaacagaaaacagaaagactTGGCTTTGACAGCCTGCTACTGCTGCAAATGATGTACAGTGATACAACTACAAAGATGTCCCCTCATTTGTCTGCATAGACTGGTTCGCACAGACGTTTGCTGCAAGGACCTCTGACTGAGAAAAGCCAGAAATTATAGGAGGGCAGCATGTTTAGACAGCCATGATATACGATCCTCCCCATCAGAGATTGCAGAGAATGGGAGCAGAAAACGAGATGGTCAGAGTGACCCCCAGCATAGATCATCCACGCCTGCTCTGACTCTTTCAGACCAAAACTAAACCTACTTAGTCGAAGACCGTCTTTATCTGTATCACATCACCTTTTAATGAGATGATTTTTATGGTTTCATAATCAATCAGTAAGTAAGAGATAAAAGCAACAGCTGGGCAGAATAGGTTAAATGTGTCAGAAAGGCAATGATGAATACGTTCTTTAATGAAACATGTTAAAGATATTGTGGCTTTGTTGTAGCTTTGAAGGAAGTATTTTTTGTGAttaagcattttaaaatattgatttttaCTTGGACATCTGCTGATGGAATCTAATGGGTCTAtttcatttttgtcttattGTTGAATGTTCAACAAATAAACGGGTTCTGTTTTTCATGTTGCTGTGGACTGATCTGTTGTATAGTGTGGCCTGAAGAGTGTTCATGCCCCTTAAAATGTTCCATGTCTTTTCTTATGTCACAACAAacaagcttcaatgtattttaatgacattttttgtatttcttcccCTTTACTCAGATACcccttcagaaatcacctaattGGTAAATAGAGTTCACATGTGAGTTATTTAATTGTTTCTTAGCATACATGCAACCTGTgttaaggcctcagaggtttgtgtgCCTGAACTCTCTAAACTGAAGTAGCTGTAAAGAGACCGTTTACCAGAGTAACCCATGGTTACAAGCATTTTAAGGAACACAGTAAACATGGGGAAGatggtgctctgatcagataagAACCCAATTAACTTTTTgtttaatggaaaaataaagctgCATATAAGACAGTTCCTATGATAAAACACGGCGGTGGCACCATCATCTTGTGGAAATACTTTGcttcagtagggacagggaagctgtacAGAGCGGGAAAGCTAAGCTAGCTCTGAGGTAATGGTTAAAAGATATTTCAGCACGTTTAAAATCTACGCTCATGCTATTGAAGAGTTATTCATAAGGTTTTCATCATGGTTGAACCACAACAGGCCAGTGCCCTGCCTCTTCTGCTGAAGAAGTATATCAAAGAGTACACAGATGAAAATAAGACCAAGCCACCTCCACCCATCAGAGATAGTTACATTATGTTCCAGTATGATGACCTCATCATCCGTCCTTTGGAGAGCTATGGTAATGAGTGGCTTTATCTTATGCAGTTTGACCACCAGTGGGAGTTCAAGAAGCTAAACATGTCCATCGTTGTGAATTTACTGGATGGTgatgcagcatcatgctgtggaggaaAGCAGGAAGACAGTAGCACTAAACACACAACCAAAGCTACAATGCAGTGATTCAGGTCAaagcattttcttgttttagaaTGGGCCAGTTAAAGCGCAGTCCTAAATACAGGTAATAATGTGTGATAATATTTGATAAGCTGATAAACGTGACCATCACTTTGAAAAAACTGGAAattgttttgaaattattttggtgTTTGAGCTCCAATCAGCCAGATTGGCTCATAGTTTCAgctgaattttatttctttcaaccCAATGATTTTGGTAAAAAATTAAATCCCACATATTAAAAACATCTAGTCACACTTAGTTGGATGGATGTCTGCAGAGCTTAAACAGACCAAGCACTCTATAACCTCAGGCATAACCAGGACTattaaaagtgtaaaatatgaAAGCATTTTACTGGAAAATGTCCTCCCATATATTCCAAAGACTACTTTAAAAGAGAGGAGCACATCAGCGGCTCTATTCTAGGTGGGTTTGTtgaaagtttcacttttttttttattttactccaAACCTTTAACATCTGCTTATTAAGAGAATGCTAAATCTGACGTTTTTATTCTGCAGCAACCTCTACAGGCAACtttattttacagatatttccTTAGGGTGAAACTGAAACTGACCTGAATATATGTCTTCCCTCTCACGATCTGCTTGCTTTGCATTCAGGTTCCCATTTTATCTTTTGGTTTTTGATGTATGCTGTCTTGATGTAGATTTTACCCTTGTCAGTGACTTTATTGTACCCCTTACTTCCACTTGGATTTTTTTGTATTCTactttaaatcacattttattatatagagcattattttcttttgcattttctgccttgttcagaaaatgttttgttttatttcactttattttttgctcATGCTCCATACCCACCTCTTAATTGcagatttctgtttatttgaTGGATTTCCCACTGTGTAGTATCTATGGTCTAGTTGAGAGTTATACTGCATTTTAAGTGCTGAacttcacatttatttacatgattttcaattttgaaccaataatttaaaaataaaacccaatttTTTGGGGTAACTAATAATTTACTTAATTCTAacagtttctaaaaaaaaattgtcagaCGTATCTTACATGGTTTTCACACTTAATTTATAATGTGGACGTCTACAGTGGGTCTATAAGGTTTCCTTTAACAATTTCTCATGTGATCCTTGTAATACTGAGAATCACCACCAGAGGGCAGAAAATGCAAAAACTGCTAAATAAAGGAGTTATAGCCACTCTGAACCTAATCTTACGCAAGTTCCAGTGTATCtacaacaaaattaaatatgtttgagAGTGATGTATATGAGTAAAGCTAAATTAAGTCCTCCACTTTAACTTAAAAGCCATATCAAGTTTAGGAATTTCATAGATGAGTTTTATCTGTAATCTATGTTCATAAAAGCTGCTGAGGCTTGTCTGTGTCACCTGTTGCTAAAGTCAAAAGTTGTTTACATGGGTTGCTCAAGAGCAGGGGATTTCAATATCTTGGGTGGTCCTTACTCGCCTGGTGCCAACAAAATTATGGCAACCCTTTGatgtattatttcaaaacatTACAAACATCAAAGAGTGAGATCAATTACAAATTGTACTATTGTCCATGAGAAAAGGTTATAGTTAATCAAGGTACTTTTATGGAAGTGTCTTCCCTTTCTACTGACAGTGATCCCACTATGAGTGAGATCACATTTAAGGAGAAAAATATTAGGTGAGGGCAGCTTCAACACGTCTATATCCTGTGACAGAAGAATGTGTTTTTGTCTGGATTAAAGATGTGATGGCTTCCATTTAAGAGAATGCGAGGCTTATGTGTTTGATGAAGTGCCTGAAGACCCATTTATACAGATTTTGTGCATGTGGGAGTCTGAGACTGTCTAAGAAAGAGTACTGCTTGTGAGGATGCTCTCTTTGTGACTGCTTTCCCCTACGCTGACACCGCTTGCGTGTTGTTTCAGCAAAGAGAAGCACCTCCAGTGGTCCAAGCCAAGCACATGCCCTATGTAGCCCACCCAGGAGCCAAGGTCAGGACCACTAAccctcagacacacacagactcacTTTGAAGCAGAAATTATTCAGGTTAACTGGGGAATTTTAGATGGAGATTAGAACTCTTTCACTTTTATGCTTGATCCAGTCCAACAGTGGTGTCCTTGTATATGCCAATAATGGACTGTTTAACCTTTTCAACTgttgtcacattaaaatcacaaacttcaatgtatttaatagggattttatgtaataaaggCAAACATATTCCATAAAGCACAAGGAAAATGATATTACTTACTAAAACGTTTGAAATTTTGACCCATTCTTTACAAAATATCTTTATCTCAGCCAGATTTTATGAAGACcctttttaaacattgttttcaagtcttgctacagatcATTAATTGGATTAAGGTCTGAACATTGGGTCATTCCTACATATGTATTTGCTtcaatctaaaccatttcatggCAGCTCTGACTACATGATcatcgtcctgctggaagatgttCCTCTACTAAATTAATTCTTTTGGaccctctaacaggttttcttccaggattgtcctgtatttagctctctCCTTACTTTTACTCTGACTAGGTTCCCTACCCCTGCTCAAGGCATCCCCCCCAGCATGGTCCTGCCATCAACACGTATCACTCTAGGGATGATGTGTTAGTTTTCAGCCACACAACACTCTGTATGTAAGCCAGAAATATCTATTTTGGTTTAATCGTCCATAAATGCCATGTTTGGGAAGTGTGCAACTACTATTTAGGCCTATTTTGTCGTAATATGGTGTCAGATAGGTTTTGCCAGCAGAAGGCACTCGGTGCCTTAAGCATCAGTAGCTGACGCCTCGTATGTCACATGTATTTTGGGTTGAAGATGCTCTAAATGTGTTTGTTggctaatcagaggaaacagctTCCGGTTCATTTTATTAAGGGGAATTACAATTGGAATGCGG harbors:
- the hsd17b3 gene encoding 17-beta-hydroxysteroid dehydrogenase type 3, translating into MEYLELILTLLGATVLLYYGGKLLVFSRILFPKLCFPLSKTFFTSMGEWAVVTGASEGIGRAYAFALAERGMNVVIISRTKETLDKVAKEIGETTGQRVKVIVADFSEENVFREIEEELKDLNVGVLVNNVGVLPSIIPCKFLNAKELDKTITKVINCNVKTLCKMSKIILPGMENRRKGVIINIASGIASFPFPLYTLYAASKVFVERFSQGLQAEYKDRGILIQAVAPFGVSTRLAGFQKTNIVTLLPEDFVQKSLQYLRAGDKTHGSLCHTLLAWFMQSIPLKLFYAEFMLQRLQDYVKKETGQHESVSGPKTTSKSGLKK